From Pseudothermotoga thermarum DSM 5069, a single genomic window includes:
- the hisG gene encoding ATP phosphoribosyltransferase yields the protein MINIAMPKGRLALKVAQLLEKAGLIEVDLEKIDEESRKLVLEFEGFKLLLVKPFDVPTYVEHGVADVGIVGKDVLMEVGGKVYEILDLKIGKCFIALAGPAGEAEKLKAKPNKSIATKYPNITRMYFEEILSESVSIVKLNGSVELAPVLGLSDMIVDVVETGRTLKENGLEVYEKLYDITARLIVNRASLKLKPEVESLIETIERVVKSENNNGT from the coding sequence ATGATCAACATAGCTATGCCCAAAGGACGGCTGGCACTTAAAGTTGCTCAACTACTTGAAAAAGCAGGTTTAATAGAAGTTGACTTAGAAAAAATTGATGAGGAATCTAGAAAGTTGGTTTTAGAGTTTGAAGGTTTCAAATTGCTCTTGGTAAAACCGTTTGATGTTCCAACTTATGTAGAACATGGAGTTGCAGACGTTGGAATAGTCGGCAAAGATGTGCTTATGGAAGTTGGTGGAAAGGTTTATGAAATTTTAGATCTTAAAATTGGAAAATGCTTCATCGCCTTAGCTGGTCCTGCTGGAGAGGCAGAAAAGTTGAAAGCCAAACCAAACAAATCGATTGCCACGAAGTATCCGAATATCACAAGGATGTACTTTGAAGAAATTTTGAGTGAGAGTGTGAGCATAGTCAAGCTGAACGGTTCTGTGGAGCTTGCACCTGTACTTGGTTTAAGCGACATGATAGTCGATGTGGTTGAAACTGGAAGAACTTTGAAAGAAAACGGTTTGGAGGTTTACGAAAAGCTTTACGATATTACAGCCCGCTTAATCGTCAACCGTGCCAGTTTGAAACTCAAGCCTGAGGTAGAAAGTCTCATCGAAACCATCGAAAGGGTGGTTAAAAGTGAAAATAACAACGGCACATGA
- a CDS encoding MFS transporter, whose translation MTWEKLPKDVKKFLILFSINGFSFSALIAAPTLGNLMNISLESVGWLFSLSSFLQALLSYFVGRKFEKLPPTYGLAISRAIFGIGSLLYGLCTNVWTFAAAQLFLSFTDIFYPCLVMYERALFPPKQREIIYSLEFFMTESTKAIAYALFVFVFAPLMQGQSFLRSIFFMIFFANVFYSAAYLFILPKVESGSTVHSEHVIASTGLKIFFSIMLHQYLCYTAFNFSSFLIISYYLIDLFKMPAWSPFLFEMVFSATVATSIFWKGKVKSHPSFNLIFGASAIAANFLIWIIQNPILFFTSHVLMGIGFIFWFPAKETIKQQVAPRQLGRWEGFFQGLNILTRIFTPIASATVASRLGYGFVFAISAILFFSAIVVSMPSVLWMKKNFGIERV comes from the coding sequence GTGACGTGGGAAAAACTGCCAAAAGATGTCAAAAAATTTCTCATCTTATTCAGCATAAATGGTTTTTCGTTTTCCGCTTTGATCGCAGCTCCAACGCTTGGGAATTTGATGAACATATCCTTGGAAAGCGTTGGATGGTTGTTCAGTTTGAGTTCGTTTTTACAAGCGTTGCTTTCTTACTTTGTTGGAAGAAAGTTTGAAAAGCTTCCACCAACGTACGGTTTGGCAATTTCAAGGGCTATTTTCGGTATCGGTTCTTTATTATACGGTTTGTGCACCAACGTTTGGACCTTTGCCGCCGCACAGTTGTTTTTGAGTTTCACGGACATCTTTTACCCCTGTCTTGTCATGTACGAAAGGGCTTTGTTTCCACCGAAACAACGAGAAATTATATATTCACTCGAGTTTTTCATGACCGAATCAACAAAGGCTATAGCATACGCTTTGTTCGTTTTTGTGTTCGCCCCACTGATGCAAGGTCAAAGTTTTCTAAGATCGATATTCTTCATGATCTTCTTTGCAAACGTTTTCTATTCAGCTGCGTATTTGTTCATTCTTCCAAAAGTTGAAAGCGGTTCGACGGTGCACTCTGAACATGTCATAGCTTCAACTGGGCTTAAGATCTTCTTTTCCATAATGTTGCATCAATATTTGTGCTACACAGCTTTCAATTTTTCAAGTTTTCTCATCATTTCGTATTACTTGATCGATCTTTTCAAAATGCCCGCCTGGTCTCCTTTTCTCTTTGAAATGGTTTTTTCTGCAACGGTTGCTACCTCTATCTTTTGGAAGGGTAAGGTAAAAAGTCACCCATCGTTCAACCTTATTTTTGGGGCATCCGCGATAGCCGCCAATTTCCTGATCTGGATTATACAGAATCCTATTCTCTTTTTCACTTCACACGTGCTCATGGGAATTGGTTTTATTTTCTGGTTCCCTGCAAAGGAAACCATCAAACAACAAGTTGCGCCAAGACAACTTGGTAGGTGGGAAGGGTTTTTCCAAGGTCTCAACATACTGACAAGAATATTCACACCGATCGCCTCGGCTACGGTTGCTTCAAGGTTGGGATATGGATTTGTTTTTGCAATATCGGCGATTTTGTTTTTCTCCGCAATTGTTGTTTCAATGCCTTCGGTTCTTTGGATGAAGAAAAACTTTGGTATCGAACGAGTTTAA
- a CDS encoding PDC sensor domain-containing protein codes for MSIRGKMLAFLLAPIAALLCVAAVIGYFVANSNFEKIVTNLSQEIGVKGSDIVDRWFEGIIKEVKILAETAEVRNALLTGDWKSLMQEYLPPMLKTRPHFETFFIAYPDGTASTTAGAVINIANTQYFLDIFRNNKQYALSDPELSRVSQNVYVIVVSVPVRSFDGRLLGLFGATLPLDTIRQIASEVKFGQAGYGWIVDQSGLVIAHPNKDVVMNLNVLRSSAQGYKGLEEAGKKMLAGQTGYQKITTKDGVVEYTFYAPIKAAEGWSFIVSIPEREVLGLVIPVITSILILWNNRSSCCQRNTFVQQQHDETSSQPCNSCRAIW; via the coding sequence ATGAGTATCCGCGGTAAAATGCTTGCATTTCTTCTTGCTCCTATTGCCGCCTTACTTTGTGTAGCTGCTGTAATTGGTTATTTTGTTGCCAACTCAAACTTTGAAAAGATCGTGACAAACCTCAGCCAAGAAATTGGCGTAAAGGGTTCTGACATAGTCGATAGATGGTTTGAAGGGATTATCAAAGAAGTCAAGATCTTAGCTGAAACAGCGGAAGTAAGGAACGCATTATTAACAGGTGATTGGAAATCGTTGATGCAAGAGTATCTTCCACCAATGTTGAAAACAAGACCACACTTTGAAACCTTTTTCATCGCTTATCCAGATGGAACCGCTTCCACCACTGCTGGCGCGGTTATAAACATAGCTAACACTCAATATTTCTTGGATATCTTTAGAAATAATAAACAGTATGCTTTGAGCGATCCTGAACTTTCAAGGGTTTCACAAAATGTGTACGTCATAGTTGTGAGCGTTCCCGTTAGATCTTTTGATGGTCGACTTTTGGGTTTATTTGGTGCTACTCTTCCACTTGATACTATCAGGCAAATCGCTTCTGAAGTCAAATTCGGTCAAGCTGGCTACGGTTGGATCGTGGATCAAAGTGGGTTAGTTATCGCACATCCAAATAAAGACGTTGTGATGAACTTGAACGTTCTGCGGTCATCTGCGCAGGGTTATAAAGGTCTTGAAGAAGCAGGTAAAAAGATGCTTGCCGGACAAACTGGATATCAAAAGATAACGACAAAAGACGGCGTTGTCGAGTATACCTTCTACGCGCCGATCAAAGCAGCCGAAGGTTGGTCTTTTATTGTGAGCATCCCTGAAAGGGAAGTTTTAGGACTGGTTATACCTGTCATAACTTCAATCCTTATACTCTGGAATAATCGGAGCAGTTGCTGTCAGCGTAATACTTTTGTTCAGCAACAGCATGACGAAACCTCTTCGCAACCTTGCAATAGCTGCCGAGCAATTTGGTAA
- the hisB gene encoding imidazoleglycerol-phosphate dehydratase HisB, translating to MRQAELSRKTKETDIYVKLNIDGFGQSNISTTIGFLDHMLDLFCFHGNFDLTIKASGDTNVDEHHLVEDVGITLGKAFFEAMGDRLGIKRYSHIVLPMDEALVLVAIDLTTRTYLNFDVKFSGQFLGTMNVQNILEFFRAFVENAKMTLHVKMFAGMNDHHICEAVFKATGKVLKDALSIVGEKPSSTKGVL from the coding sequence ATGCGACAAGCTGAGCTGAGTAGGAAAACAAAGGAAACGGATATTTATGTGAAGCTCAACATAGATGGATTTGGTCAAAGTAACATTTCTACAACAATAGGTTTTTTGGATCATATGTTGGACCTATTTTGTTTCCACGGCAATTTTGATTTAACCATCAAGGCATCTGGGGATACGAATGTTGATGAACACCATTTGGTTGAAGATGTGGGAATAACCTTGGGAAAAGCTTTTTTTGAAGCAATGGGAGATAGGCTTGGCATAAAAAGATACTCTCACATCGTTCTTCCGATGGATGAAGCGCTTGTTTTGGTCGCAATAGACTTGACGACCAGAACTTATTTGAACTTTGACGTAAAATTCAGCGGACAATTTCTTGGAACGATGAACGTTCAAAACATTCTGGAGTTTTTCAGAGCTTTCGTTGAAAACGCCAAAATGACGTTACACGTCAAAATGTTTGCAGGTATGAACGATCACCACATTTGTGAAGCTGTTTTTAAAGCCACTGGTAAGGTTTTGAAAGATGCTCTGTCAATTGTCGGTGAAAAACCATCTTCCACAAAAGGAGTGCTTTGA
- the hisD gene encoding histidinol dehydrogenase: MKITTAHDFFHFKTQSLTLNLFLEQEKIVRKIVEDVYINKDEALLRYTRHFDCPDFQYEDFVVKNEEIELAYEWCEKNDPEFLLAVKKAYENIECYHKNQLEKSWFYTTQNGSVLGQLIFPLKRVGIYVPGGKASYPSTVLMCSIPAKVANVEEIVLVSPPNKQKKLNTYVLATAKICGIDKIFKIGGAQAIAALAFGTDILPKVDKIVGPGNLYVALAKKIVFGIVDIDSIAGPSEVAIVADESANPTFIAYDLLAQAEHDPLARTFLITTSKDLATEVSRQVEDILMAEPNEIARESIENQGLIILVEKLEQVVDVVEKIAPEHLELLCKGWEDLLVKIKSAGAIFVGEFSPEAIGDYLAGPNHVLPTQGTARFFSPLGVYDFVKRTSLIKYSKSDFLKNHRHAVKIAYIEGLKFHARSLEVREKDVQEGA, encoded by the coding sequence GTGAAAATAACAACGGCACATGATTTTTTCCACTTCAAAACTCAAAGCTTGACGTTGAATTTGTTTTTGGAGCAGGAAAAAATTGTTAGAAAGATTGTTGAGGATGTTTACATCAACAAAGATGAGGCATTGTTAAGGTACACAAGGCATTTTGATTGTCCAGATTTTCAATACGAAGATTTCGTTGTCAAAAACGAAGAGATTGAATTAGCCTATGAATGGTGCGAGAAAAACGATCCCGAATTTTTGTTGGCTGTTAAAAAGGCTTATGAGAATATAGAGTGTTATCACAAAAACCAGCTAGAAAAAAGTTGGTTTTACACAACTCAAAATGGATCAGTTTTGGGTCAGCTTATTTTTCCATTAAAACGTGTGGGAATTTATGTGCCTGGTGGTAAGGCAAGTTATCCTTCTACAGTTTTAATGTGTTCAATTCCGGCAAAAGTCGCCAATGTTGAAGAAATCGTTTTGGTTAGCCCTCCTAACAAGCAAAAAAAGTTAAACACGTATGTACTTGCGACCGCAAAAATTTGTGGAATTGACAAGATTTTCAAAATAGGTGGTGCACAGGCTATTGCAGCCCTTGCTTTTGGGACAGATATCTTGCCGAAGGTTGATAAAATCGTTGGGCCTGGTAATTTGTACGTTGCTCTTGCAAAAAAGATCGTTTTTGGAATTGTCGATATCGATTCAATCGCAGGTCCAAGTGAAGTTGCAATAGTTGCAGATGAAAGCGCTAATCCAACCTTCATAGCTTATGATCTTTTGGCACAGGCAGAGCACGATCCATTGGCAAGAACTTTTTTGATAACAACCTCAAAAGATCTGGCGACAGAAGTTTCAAGACAAGTTGAAGATATTCTGATGGCCGAACCCAACGAGATAGCTCGCGAATCGATTGAAAATCAAGGATTGATAATCTTGGTCGAAAAGCTGGAACAAGTAGTTGATGTGGTTGAAAAAATAGCTCCAGAGCACCTTGAATTGCTTTGCAAAGGCTGGGAGGATTTGCTGGTAAAGATAAAATCAGCTGGGGCTATTTTTGTTGGAGAATTTTCCCCCGAAGCGATCGGTGATTATTTAGCTGGACCGAACCACGTTCTTCCGACTCAAGGAACGGCTAGATTCTTCTCGCCACTTGGTGTTTACGATTTTGTCAAAAGAACAAGTTTGATAAAATATTCAAAAAGTGATTTTCTAAAAAACCACAGACACGCTGTCAAAATAGCTTATATCGAGGGTTTGAAATTTCACGCAAGATCTTTGGAAGTGAGGGAAAAAGATGTTCAAGAAGGAGCTTGA
- a CDS encoding TatD family hydrolase: MKFADTHAHLHFPHFEEDRDQLIKLFPSKGVEFVINVGIDVEDSKKAVELAKKYERIYCSVGVHPHEAGKVKPDYLEKLEELTKEKKVVAIGETGLDYYRNFSSKEDQTKVFKEQLLLAKELDLPVIIHIRDAYEDAYKILSEIGLPTKGGVVHAFSADSDWALKFVQLGLFIGIGGPVTYPKNLSLKSVVRAVGIENILTETDCPYLPPQQLRGKRNEPSYIRLVLEEIAKILDEDVEQVAQITLANAKELFLS, encoded by the coding sequence ATGAAATTTGCAGATACGCACGCACATTTACACTTTCCTCATTTTGAAGAGGACAGAGATCAACTGATAAAGCTTTTTCCATCCAAGGGCGTTGAATTTGTCATAAACGTTGGGATTGATGTTGAAGATTCTAAGAAAGCCGTTGAGCTTGCAAAAAAATATGAACGCATCTATTGTTCTGTTGGTGTGCATCCACACGAGGCTGGTAAAGTTAAACCTGATTATCTTGAAAAGCTCGAAGAGCTTACCAAGGAGAAAAAAGTTGTTGCAATAGGAGAAACCGGTCTTGATTATTATCGAAACTTTTCTTCCAAGGAAGACCAAACAAAGGTTTTCAAAGAACAGCTTCTTCTTGCAAAAGAATTGGATTTGCCTGTGATTATACATATTCGAGATGCTTACGAGGATGCCTATAAAATTCTTTCCGAAATTGGTCTGCCTACAAAAGGTGGCGTAGTTCATGCCTTTTCAGCTGACAGCGATTGGGCTTTAAAGTTTGTTCAGCTTGGTTTATTCATCGGAATAGGAGGTCCTGTGACTTATCCAAAAAACTTGAGTTTAAAGTCCGTTGTTCGAGCCGTTGGGATTGAGAACATTTTAACCGAAACGGATTGTCCGTACCTTCCTCCTCAACAACTTAGGGGCAAAAGAAACGAACCTTCTTATATTCGACTTGTACTTGAGGAGATAGCAAAAATATTGGATGAGGACGTTGAACAAGTGGCGCAAATAACTCTTGCAAATGCCAAAGAACTTTTTCTAAGTTAA
- the hisH gene encoding imidazole glycerol phosphate synthase subunit HisH produces the protein MGKICIVDYGVGNLRSVTKALEKVGAEVVVTSERNVLKFHDVVVLPGVGSFDAAIVNLQRQNLMDVLMEKVKNGFVFGICLGYQLLYESSEEGVEKGLGILKGKVCRFPTKSGLKVPHMGWNKITVVKSSSILSEFSDKYVYFVHSYYVVNFDRSVVAAVCNYGINFDAAVETENIFATQFHPEKSGKVGLKILENFLKVVKKRWL, from the coding sequence ATGGGCAAAATTTGCATCGTCGATTACGGCGTTGGTAATTTAAGAAGTGTTACGAAAGCTCTTGAAAAAGTTGGAGCGGAAGTTGTTGTTACAAGCGAAAGAAATGTTTTAAAATTTCACGATGTCGTTGTACTTCCAGGAGTTGGATCCTTTGATGCCGCAATCGTTAACTTACAAAGGCAGAACCTGATGGACGTGTTGATGGAAAAAGTAAAGAATGGCTTTGTTTTTGGTATTTGCCTTGGGTATCAACTTTTGTACGAAAGCAGCGAAGAAGGTGTTGAAAAGGGCTTGGGAATTTTAAAAGGAAAGGTTTGTAGGTTCCCAACCAAATCTGGTTTGAAAGTTCCGCACATGGGATGGAACAAGATAACGGTGGTTAAAAGTTCTTCCATTTTGAGCGAATTTTCTGATAAGTACGTTTATTTTGTACATTCCTACTACGTTGTGAATTTTGATAGATCCGTTGTTGCTGCTGTTTGCAACTACGGCATCAATTTCGACGCAGCCGTTGAAACCGAAAATATCTTTGCAACCCAATTTCATCCGGAAAAAAGCGGTAAGGTGGGACTTAAGATTTTGGAAAATTTCTTGAAAGTGGTGAAAAAAAGATGGTTGTAA
- a CDS encoding ATP phosphoribosyltransferase regulatory subunit: MTRKFIDYFPEQVANIQQVGRKALELFKSFGYVEIMPSTFAEYEPSGLYENTIKFVDADGSVMILRKEFTPKAAEMAVKYNGKYPIKFCYFGRAYQLFAKEAGELREFYQAGLEHFDVVDDVYADVEVIVLAIESLLRLGFENFTVDIGEVNYFKGIVEAIGLDDGSSEALCKLVDNKDYIGIENFLIKKGLSSKLVDVFGRLTRLYGKWEKIELAYQFAKNEKSKRAAERIREIYTNICKLGYEKFISVDFGMVKHLDYYTGVIFSGYLANVGYPILNGGRYDNLCEKMGKKLYAIGFALKVDVLSSLLKNSKDFPKHAIFFDQDSFTSAVRYALQNKDKYYFYTHPTNYKTALILAKQFGFERITYFSSNSPVVVDLKNGG, from the coding sequence GTGACTAGAAAATTCATCGATTATTTTCCCGAACAAGTTGCAAATATTCAGCAAGTTGGAAGAAAAGCCTTGGAGCTTTTTAAATCCTTCGGTTATGTCGAAATCATGCCGTCGACTTTTGCAGAATATGAGCCAAGCGGACTTTACGAAAACACTATTAAGTTTGTAGATGCAGATGGTAGTGTGATGATTCTTAGAAAGGAGTTCACACCAAAAGCTGCTGAAATGGCTGTTAAGTACAACGGAAAGTATCCCATCAAGTTCTGCTATTTTGGAAGAGCATACCAACTTTTTGCAAAGGAAGCCGGGGAACTGAGGGAATTCTATCAAGCAGGATTGGAGCATTTCGATGTTGTGGACGATGTTTACGCTGACGTTGAGGTCATAGTTTTAGCAATAGAAAGTCTTTTGAGACTTGGGTTTGAAAACTTTACCGTTGACATTGGGGAGGTCAATTATTTTAAAGGAATAGTGGAAGCAATAGGACTGGACGACGGATCGTCGGAAGCTTTGTGTAAACTCGTCGATAACAAAGATTACATAGGCATAGAGAACTTTTTGATCAAAAAAGGACTTTCAAGTAAACTTGTTGACGTTTTTGGAAGACTAACACGACTTTATGGAAAGTGGGAAAAAATAGAATTAGCTTATCAATTCGCGAAGAACGAAAAATCAAAAAGGGCGGCCGAAAGGATAAGGGAAATTTACACGAATATTTGCAAGCTTGGTTATGAGAAATTCATCTCTGTGGACTTTGGTATGGTGAAACACCTTGATTATTATACAGGAGTCATTTTCTCCGGATATCTTGCAAACGTAGGTTATCCTATTTTAAACGGTGGAAGATACGATAATTTGTGTGAAAAGATGGGGAAAAAGCTGTATGCAATAGGTTTTGCTTTGAAGGTCGATGTTTTAAGTTCCCTTTTGAAAAATTCGAAAGATTTTCCAAAACATGCGATATTTTTCGATCAGGATAGTTTCACTTCAGCTGTAAGATACGCTCTGCAGAATAAAGACAAGTATTATTTCTACACACATCCGACTAATTACAAAACAGCCTTGATTTTGGCAAAGCAATTTGGATTTGAAAGGATAACGTATTTTTCTTCCAACAGCCCGGTGGTTGTCGATTTAAAAAACGGAGGTTAG
- a CDS encoding pyridoxal phosphate-dependent aminotransferase, which translates to MFKKELEKIVNYSTHLFQAKIKADANENLLDYPSNLRQILRKTVEEVFEKMRYYPQIDSENLRKSLADFYKLEKENFIVSNGSDELIRLIIQATCYPGDNILSTYPSFAMYRISANTFGVNHVPFPITDKWDLDVEKLIFVAKAMSNLKVIFIDTPNNPLGIAYSVEKLECLIKNLQDVLVVIDNAYGEYCDVDYFPLLKYPNVVLLKTFSKLGFAGLRCGYAISSKVNIEFLSKIKPPYNVNIFAQEICIKVLENFDLLRENISLITKERESMIQKLKPYYFVPPSKANFVSIIDSNCQYLYEKLKANEILVKLFSFDDFKLLRITLGKPEDNRTILDLLLASKGGDRNATS; encoded by the coding sequence ATGTTCAAGAAGGAGCTTGAAAAAATTGTCAACTATTCAACTCATCTTTTTCAAGCGAAAATAAAAGCTGATGCCAACGAAAACCTGCTTGATTATCCAAGCAATTTGAGGCAAATTTTAAGAAAAACTGTTGAAGAAGTTTTTGAAAAGATGCGTTATTATCCTCAGATTGATTCTGAGAATTTGAGAAAAAGCCTGGCGGATTTTTACAAACTGGAAAAGGAAAACTTCATCGTTTCGAATGGTTCAGACGAGCTCATAAGGTTGATAATTCAAGCGACATGCTATCCTGGTGATAATATTTTAAGCACTTATCCTTCCTTTGCGATGTACAGAATTTCGGCAAATACGTTTGGTGTAAACCACGTGCCATTTCCGATAACAGATAAATGGGATTTGGATGTTGAAAAACTCATCTTTGTGGCAAAAGCAATGAGCAATTTAAAAGTTATATTCATAGACACTCCCAACAACCCGCTTGGCATAGCTTATTCTGTTGAGAAATTGGAATGCTTAATAAAAAACCTTCAAGACGTTCTTGTGGTGATTGATAACGCGTATGGTGAGTACTGCGACGTTGATTATTTTCCCTTGCTGAAGTATCCAAACGTCGTCTTGCTCAAAACTTTTTCAAAACTTGGTTTTGCAGGTTTAAGGTGCGGTTATGCCATCTCTTCAAAAGTTAACATAGAGTTTTTAAGCAAGATCAAGCCTCCATACAACGTGAACATTTTTGCTCAGGAAATTTGCATCAAGGTGCTGGAAAATTTTGATTTGCTCAGAGAAAACATCAGTTTGATCACAAAAGAAAGGGAGAGTATGATACAAAAACTTAAGCCATATTATTTTGTACCACCCTCAAAGGCGAATTTTGTTTCAATAATCGATTCAAACTGTCAATACCTTTATGAAAAGTTGAAAGCCAACGAAATTTTGGTGAAACTTTTCAGCTTTGATGACTTCAAACTTCTCAGAATAACTTTGGGTAAACCAGAGGATAACCGAACGATATTAGATCTTCTTCTAGCCAGTAAAGGCGGTGACAGAAATGCGACAAGCTGA
- a CDS encoding aldehyde ferredoxin oxidoreductase N-terminal domain-containing protein, with product MYRMLEIDLSTGLTKVSDLTELFKTFIGGTGVLTYLASQELTNQLNPFSPDAPIYFAIGPFNGYFPTASKAVAIFKSPLTGDLGESHAGGRFWMEMLAAGFHVIKIKGQAPEPVYLSIDNEEVRVVSAKALWGMSTLATERILREREDARKGKKSILRIGPAGERLSPIACVVVDSSRHFGRLGLGAVMGSKNLKTIVISGNRYPKIENKRQYQVLYEKIFKELVSSETTYKYRDLGTAANVLPLSKIYGLPTRNFSQGIFESAYRISGEYFADNYLAQQISCAHCPVGCIHVAVHRELFSDPHMFKHAKVSYDHELIYSLGSNLGIADAGQVLKLIQFVEKQGWDAISIGVVLAWATEAFQQGVITLKETETPLSFGDFEAYMKTLSFIAEGKNEFYRDLEKGVYYCAEKYGGKEFAMHFNKNEAPGYMTGPDAFVGYAVGVRHSHLDCAGYSIDQKYLGRQADIEKEVKAMHDEATWRVVTNSLVTCLFARGTYTKEIVVECLKYLGYDFDEEKLLELGKIIHGMKFLVKHKLGFSFDKLQLPKKLTKVYTSRGMIKEEDFIKRVELYKKLVEEDMEKAKEFLTNFSKNEDVRI from the coding sequence ATGTATAGAATGCTTGAAATAGATTTATCAACTGGCTTGACAAAAGTAAGTGATTTAACAGAACTTTTCAAAACTTTCATCGGAGGAACGGGTGTTTTAACGTATCTTGCCAGCCAAGAGCTTACAAATCAGTTGAATCCTTTTTCACCGGACGCTCCCATTTATTTTGCAATAGGGCCTTTCAACGGTTATTTTCCAACAGCTTCAAAAGCAGTTGCAATTTTCAAATCTCCCCTTACTGGCGATTTGGGTGAATCTCATGCAGGCGGAAGATTTTGGATGGAAATGCTGGCAGCAGGTTTTCATGTTATCAAGATCAAAGGTCAGGCTCCTGAACCAGTTTATTTGTCGATTGACAATGAAGAAGTAAGAGTTGTTTCTGCAAAAGCATTGTGGGGGATGAGCACCCTTGCGACAGAAAGAATTTTAAGAGAAAGGGAAGATGCAAGAAAAGGTAAAAAGAGTATCTTGCGAATAGGTCCAGCTGGAGAAAGATTATCACCGATAGCTTGTGTTGTAGTGGATTCTTCAAGGCATTTTGGACGTCTCGGACTTGGGGCCGTCATGGGCTCAAAGAATTTGAAGACGATAGTTATCTCTGGAAATAGATATCCAAAGATTGAAAATAAAAGACAGTACCAAGTTTTGTACGAAAAAATTTTCAAAGAACTTGTTTCTTCCGAAACAACTTACAAGTACCGTGACCTTGGAACTGCTGCAAACGTTTTACCGCTTTCCAAAATCTACGGTCTTCCAACGAGAAATTTCAGCCAAGGAATTTTTGAAAGTGCTTACAGAATAAGCGGAGAATACTTTGCAGACAATTATCTGGCCCAACAAATTTCTTGCGCACATTGTCCAGTCGGTTGTATACACGTCGCTGTTCACAGAGAACTTTTCAGCGACCCACATATGTTCAAACATGCAAAAGTCAGTTACGATCACGAATTGATATACTCGCTTGGTTCAAACCTTGGGATTGCCGACGCAGGACAAGTGTTGAAATTGATACAATTTGTCGAAAAACAAGGCTGGGACGCAATCAGCATAGGTGTAGTGCTAGCTTGGGCTACAGAGGCTTTCCAGCAAGGAGTTATTACCCTTAAAGAAACAGAAACACCTTTGAGTTTTGGTGACTTTGAAGCTTACATGAAGACTTTGAGTTTCATAGCGGAAGGGAAGAACGAGTTTTACAGAGACCTTGAAAAAGGAGTTTATTATTGTGCTGAAAAATACGGCGGAAAGGAGTTTGCAATGCATTTCAACAAAAACGAAGCGCCAGGGTACATGACAGGTCCAGACGCCTTTGTTGGCTATGCCGTTGGGGTCAGACATTCGCACTTGGATTGTGCCGGTTACAGTATCGATCAAAAGTACCTTGGGAGACAAGCTGATATCGAGAAAGAAGTCAAAGCAATGCACGACGAGGCAACGTGGCGAGTGGTTACCAACAGCTTGGTGACTTGTTTGTTTGCAAGAGGAACTTACACGAAGGAAATCGTTGTAGAATGTTTAAAATACCTTGGATACGATTTTGACGAAGAAAAACTCCTTGAGCTTGGAAAAATCATTCATGGAATGAAGTTTTTGGTTAAACATAAACTTGGCTTCAGCTTCGATAAACTACAACTTCCAAAGAAATTGACAAAGGTTTATACCTCCAGGGGTATGATTAAAGAAGAAGATTTCATAAAGCGAGTGGAACTTTACAAAAAGCTTGTCGAAGAGGATATGGAAAAAGCGAAAGAATTTCTCACAAATTTTTCAAAAAATGAGGATGTGAGAATATGA
- a CDS encoding 4Fe-4S dicluster domain-containing protein, with the protein MAKRLAVKDRERCIGCYSCMFACSRTWHNAIGIEKSAMRVRNYPGVEGAFSVRVCIGCLKPECAQACSTGALRLSKRGFGVELEKERCIHCGKCVKACSIGSLQWDEETKMPLVCHHCGVCVLFCPTNVLEMREVKINV; encoded by the coding sequence TTGGCAAAAAGGCTTGCGGTGAAAGATAGAGAAAGGTGCATTGGTTGTTATTCATGCATGTTTGCATGCAGCAGAACTTGGCATAACGCCATTGGTATAGAAAAATCTGCAATGCGGGTGAGAAACTATCCGGGCGTTGAAGGAGCTTTTTCCGTCAGAGTTTGCATTGGCTGTCTGAAACCAGAGTGTGCTCAAGCTTGTTCCACAGGGGCTTTAAGACTTTCAAAAAGAGGTTTTGGGGTTGAACTTGAAAAAGAAAGATGCATTCACTGCGGCAAATGTGTTAAAGCTTGCAGCATAGGATCGCTTCAATGGGACGAAGAAACCAAGATGCCTTTGGTTTGTCATCATTGCGGAGTATGTGTCTTATTCTGCCCAACAAATGTTCTTGAGATGAGAGAGGTGAAGATAAATGTATAG